DNA sequence from the Ferrimicrobium acidiphilum DSM 19497 genome:
GATATGCCGATATCGGATCCTATTGCGACAGGCCGAGGACTCGTTGTGTATACCCGTGTAGAACACGAAAAGCGATTGGTGTTGGCTATTGGGCGTTGTGCGTCCGCTCTGTTTCATACTTTGTTCTGCATATCCAGCGCATGACGACGGTGACCCGCAGGTGTCGTAGCGACACCCCGTAATGGCGGTATGGTGCGTCCTGAAAACTGGATCATCCCAGCGGGTGAGAGTCCCGCATGGGTAAAGGCAGGAAAGCCCGGTAGCAGACCCTGGTTCGTCGAGAGGCGGTGGGCTGAGCAAGGTGTAAAAAGCCTCTTTGGGAGGAGCAAGCGTGTGGGTCGTAGGTCCACTTGGTCCGAGTCCTACAGCCTCCCCATATTTACAATGGTGGAGCAAAGCCGTTCGTATCACGGCGAAGGTGGCATTCGTGCACATTTCGGTCAATTGGGACACCGAGTTTGTAGCTTGAAGGTAGTGAGATTCCCGAAGCGATCAGCGAGACAGGCCGCCGTCTTGGAACAGTTGTGGGTCAGGACTGAAACTACTTCTTCGCCTGCTGGGAGTTCGGTAAGTTCCGACTCAGCCTTGCTCCCCGACTTAATGGCCTTCGTTCTAGCAGCTTGTCCTTTTGTGCCAGCGAAAGCTATATCGCCGCGGGCCAACGTTCATTCCGAGGCCGAAGGCTATCAGTGCTAGTGCAAATGCCGGCAGTCCTGTACTAAGAGTTCCCGTCAACACGCCACCAATTCCGGTAAAGACCAGGCCCACCGCTGTTGCAGTTGCTCATCCTAGTACTCCAGTCCGAGCAGATGCTAGCATGCAGACCGCACCAACTGCAATCTCCGCCAACGGAAAGACCACAGCCTACTGCTCCCATTAAGATCAAGGAACTCTCGTATGGCAGCACATCGCCGACACTATAAGAAACCCCGCCGCAAGAAAGTCCTCACACGCCTACGGTACTGGGCGGCAATCCCAAAATGGGAACTGACAGGTCGTGTGCCATGTTCGTGATTCTTTTTCACATCGAGTCGAAGCATGCAGAAAAGTACCGCCATTGCGGCAAATGAGACGGAGTATCTACGAACAATCGTAAACCATTTTTACAAATTCTTAGGAGTGCGCGATGAGCGCATGTATGACTATTTGGGAAACAGAAGAGTCGATCCCGAAAGACCGACTCTGACCCGGGTTTTTTAGTGGCCGGGATCGGTGTTTAACCAATGACCTTCGGGTTATGAGATCGGTATTGTTCGTCCACACGATGTTACTTGGTCCTCCACCGTCGTCCGGAATCTTCCTATATCGGGTATTTTGTGGCCTTGACCACGCCTGGCCTGCAAAGACCGGCTGACATCATTCGACTGCGTTTGTGGGATGAACCAGGTCTTCGAGAAGATCTTCTGAAACTTTCACGCGAGTCCACATTTCCACGAGAGTTTGGCGTCCAGATGGCTGAGGAGGCTTCGCCCGACGTTGGTCACAAGCCGAGCCTGCGTCTCATCGAGCAACTCCTGATTTGGGTGTGCCACGCTCGCCTGATTCCGCGCTGGCAGCATGGCATCGAGAATGCTGGCGCTGGCATTGAGTACTTTCCCGATGTCCTAAGCCCGAGGACCGAGGTCTGACAGTTTGGGATGATCGGACTGTACCTTTCTCAGGAGGGCGACCACTGTGTCCTCTCGTCTGTAAGACAATGCCCTCGCTATCGCAAATGGCCTGCAGGTAACCATGGAGAGCGGTATGCACTCGATCCACGGCACTCGTTGGACCCGAAGTTTGGATGAGGTTTCCGCATCAGTCAGCGCCCGCTCTACCACCTCGCTCGCAATCTTAGGCATGATGCCCGTGACGAGCTGCTCCGCGTCGAGTTGTTCAATGAGCCGAAGTAGGTCGGCGTGCATTGCTTGCCGGGTGGCTGGTGCGCCAAGTTCGCCTGGGGGAATCTCTCGATCACACCGCAAAGCACCTTGGCTTGGTCTCGGGGTGAAAGCGAAGCGAGCACAGAAATGAATACTTCCCGGGTCATCCCCTCATGTCCAGCAAGGCTGACATCAAGATCGCAGTAGTCGGTGTAGAAGTCAGCGTAGGTCCTGCATGAGAAGCGATCAGGCGATCCGAGGTAACCACTCGATAGGCCGATATAGCGGTTGACAACTCGACTAATCTCTGGATCGCTGAGTCCCTGGGTCACAGGTTCTCAAGCTCCAGACGCGGGGTCTCTACCGTCCACGTCGGAAGTCCGCATCCGAGAAAGTCACCGTCGCGAGTAAGAATGCCAGCATCCATGGTTATGGCTAGCGCGACAGGAGCCCAATCCTTTGGATCTTGTGGCACTCGCCGAAGTGCAAGTTCCTCCTTCTCCTCGTAGGCAGAAGAAGGAATGAACTCAATGGTGCGGCTGGTGAAGAGTTCATCAACGTCGCCTAACAGCAGATCGACTTGTGCTTGGCTCAAATGACCATGCTCCACAATCTTCTTGGCCCGTTTCGGTAGTTCGTGTTGTGTCTCTTCCCATTGGTCTTGAGCGGATGACGCTGCGTAACTCCGGATGGCGGGACAGATCGCGCCCTCGTTTGTGGAGCAGCTCTGCAGCGAGCACGCTCGTATCAACCACCACAATCATTCAGGCAACTGTCGCCGGAGGTCGAACAGCTGCGCCAGCTCCTCTTCGGACATACCCGTGTCTTCGAGGACCTTCTCTACCGTGACGCCCAATTTGGCAATAGCACGACGTACTTCGTCCTGATCACGTTCGAGCGGGATATAAAACCCAATCACCTGACCGTGCTTGTTCACGGCAACCGGATCGGAGCCCGAAAGGTAGGTGCTTGCATTGTTGCGAAATTCACGAACGCCGACGCTTTTGAGTTTGCCCATTATGTCTCCTTTGTGTACACAGGATAGCGCTTTATGGGCTGACCGTCGATGGCCCGATCTGATTCGATGTTCGATGTGCTGATGCCCAACTAAGTGGGATGGTACCGCATAACCGGACAGTTGGATATGGCTCCCATTTGATGGATGTCCTTGTCATAACGTGCCTCTTGAACTGCCATGTTAACTGAACGAACCATCGCAACGATGGCTTCTATGAACGACGATCGCCCAACATGGCCTGCCGGTCGGGACTGCCACAGCCGCCCGGCACGGGTTACTTCGAGATGCTCTGGATCGAACCAGGACGATGACACTGGATTCCCATGATGGCCTCTGACCATCCACATGAATGTCAAGAGAGCCGACAATACCAGAACGCCTCCTGCTAGTGTTGCCAAGTGTGCGGAAGCAGGAAGCCGAATTACTTCACAGAGG
Encoded proteins:
- a CDS encoding PIN domain-containing protein; the protein is MWWLIRACSLQSCSTNEGAICPAIRSYAASSAQDQWEETQHELPKRAKKIVEHGHLSQAQVDLLLGDVDELFTSRTIEFIPSSAYEEKEELALRRVPQDPKDWAPVALAITMDAGILTRDGDFLGCGLPTWTVETPRLELENL